The sequence GGTAGCCTCCTAAAAGCTAGACCTGCTCTGTGACCCCTGAAGCTCTCTGTGGCCCGCAGAATAAGCCCAACTCTGGCATTTAAGCCAAGTCCTTCCAACGGGCGCTGACCCAGCGTTCCCTAGTGCACCTCGCCACCTGCCCCGCCAGCCCACACACATGTGCCGTACAGTCGAGCCGTGTCAGGGTACACGCTGTTCCCTCTCCTTCGCTGCCTTATAGAATACACTTCAGTCTTCAAAGCCCAGATCAAATGTCATCCCCTCTGTCAAACATGATCCAATTCCCGGAGGCAGAATTAACTGCTCTTCCAGCGGAGGTCCTTTGCCCAAGCCTGGTCACAGCGAGAGGCACCTCACGGAGCAGGAGGAGCATGGGCTTTCCAGATAAGCAGGCCACGCTTCACATTCCCAGTCCCCCTCTTACCAGCAGTTTTACTTTGAAAGAGCTACTTATCCTCGCCCAGTTTCAGTTGGTTTTGAAATGGGGATAGTGATGCCTACCTTGGAGACAATGGTTATGGGGTTCAGAAATCACCTATCTACACAGCACCAGGTCCTCTGGTGTGATGGGTAAGAAATAGCAGACTGCTTTGGTTCAGATCCTGGTTCTACGCTTTaatagctgtgtggccttgggcatcgtactttgtgcctcagtttctctctctgtaaaaaagggaaaatactaGTGCTTACTCATAGGGTTgtttgaatattaaatgagatcatacaggGTTAGagcttagaatagtacctggttTATATGTAAGTTCAACAAAATAATTGGCTGTTTTTATCATTAGAGTATCTGCtccataataggtgctcaattgCCCGATTATGATTGTTCTACATCTTTTTAATTGGAAGGACATCTGTTTCCCCTGAGCCATCATGAGATGCGGAGGCCTGTGTCTTGTTCCCCAGGGCCTTGTCTTTGTATCCCAGTGCCTAGCGCAGTACCTGGCCCTGGGTAGACAGGTTGCCTTGCATCGATTTGGCAATAGGTGAGATGTTGGCCAAAGGAGAGCAAGCAGTGGCACCAGAGCTGGCGACTGGGTGGATAAAGGGCTGGTAAAGGGCTATATCTGGGAAACAGGAAAGTAAGCTCCAACATGGgaggaatttttgtctgtttgttaaCTCCAGCACCTTGCACGGTGCCTTGTACACAGTTGGTAAACAGTAActatttgctaaatgaaagacAAACATAGCACAGAGAAGGGAGTGGCCAGTGAGAAGCCGTTGCAGTTGGACAAGAGAGCCTGGGAGAGGCATGCACGAGTGGGAGGTGGTGTGTGGGCTTCTGGGCTGAGCCAGTGAGGGCAGACAAGAGCCTGCTGATCCCATTGCAACTGGTCAGAGAGAGTAGGcagaagctgggaaggggaggACAACCAGGCCTCCAAGATAGGGTGCCTGATCATGCGTGAAATCAGATGGGAAGGGTGCACACGCATATGGGACAATGAACTgtgccagggagggagaggatggaCACGGGAACTGGCCACTCTGAGCgaaggggaggagggtgagagCTCCAAGGCAGGGGTGGACCTTTCCTTGCAGATGGACAGCTTCTCCTCTGAGTCAGTGGGAAGGAGGCCACCGGTGGCCTGCATCTCTTCAAGGCAGCAGCCGCTGCTGTCCCTTGACCTTTGGCATGAGGGAGGCAAGGATGGCGGGGAGACCAGTACCTTGATGCCTGCGCTTCGGCACTTGCCCACAGCATCTGGCACAGCAGCCCGGGGAGGGTCGATCATAGACATGAGCCCCACAAAGCACAGCTTCTCTGTGGGAAAGTTCAGCTCATCCGTGTCGAATTTGAAGCCCCGAGGAAACTTTCCAGAAGGCAGATTCAGCTGGCAGAACCCTGAAGTGGGACAGAAGGGAGGCATGAGAACAGCAGAGTGGCTGCTTGGAACCCTCCAGAATCCCCCACCCCAGGGATGCCACCAAGGCTCGGGAATCCCCTTCtcagccctgcccctcacccagcaCGCGCTCGCCCAGGCCCCCCAGCTCCATGTAGGCGTTTTGAAAGGCGTCCTGCATCTCCTTGTCGAGAGGGATCTCCTTGCCCTGCACCAGGATGGTGGAGCACCGGTCCAGGATGCGCTCTGGGGCCCCCTTCATCACCAGCACGTGGCTCTGGGGGCTGTCTTCTCGCTCGTGGATGGACAGCTAGAGAGAGGACAGGCAGTCACGGAGAGCCGTACTTTGTCTTGGGAGCTCCTGTGCTCGGTGCAGGGCCTGATGTGGCCCGGTGGCTGGTGAGGGACCCACCCTTAACAGAATAGCCTCGATCCTTCAAAGACTGTCAGCAAAGGGAGAGTGTCCATGTGTGGAGGGGGTTTGGGACCTCACAGTCCCAACTCTTGGAACCTGAAGTTGCCGCCATAGGtcagtcattcattcaccaaatattattAAGGTCAGCAAAGATAGGCACTGTGCTGGTGGCTGGGCATCCCTCACCACCACGCTGGCCTCAGGCAGCTGTACCTCTGTGGCTCATGCAGAACATAGCTGAGACTAGGTGTTCTCGGCGTTTAGCAGGTGCCTAAAGGCCGAGGGATATCAGAAGGGAGTTACAGAAATGTGTTTCACCTGGATAGGATTGGACAGTTGGAGGGCTAGGCTAGAGGATGGGGGGCTATGGGGAGGAGAGTGGAGGGTGACAGGCTGCAGGAAGAAACGTAGGAAGGGCTGGGAGTTAGGGGGTAATTGCAACCAGACACGTGGTCTTACCAGTTGTCCTGGGTGTTAGGGGACATGACCCTCAGATGCCACCCTCCCATAGATGGTTTCCCCTTGGCTTTGCCTACTCccttccatttctttccctctctcttcctctgtcccaGCAACCCAGCCAAACCTGGTACTTGTTGGTAGAGTTGAAAGGAATCTCTGCCACCTTGGGATTCCTGTCCCTCATCTTCCTCACTGAGCCACAGGACAGCTCAATGCACTTGAGCAGAGCTGACTCAGAGGCATCTCCAGCTGTGTCCCGCTGCCAGGAGAGAAGAGAATCCAGTGTCccggggtgggagggaagggagtggAGGACCAGGCGAAGAGGGCACTGAAGCCCCCAGAGCAGCCACAACGGGTGAGAGGGAAAGCTGGGCAACAGCAGCCAACCCCCACCTTAGACACAGAGATGTTCTCCTGCCCAGCCTTGAAGACAGCACGGTTGCAGAGACCAGCAATCCGAGACAGGGCCGTCCACGTGGGGGATCGTTTGTCAAAAGTGGCCCCTGGGGGGAAATGGGGACAACCAGGAGCGTGGCTCCCGTTTAGAGCTTTACCTCAGTCCCCCCACCATACCGGCACCCTTATCACTGCCATCCCCTCCACTCCCTCTGGAGCACCCAATCACCAGACTGATCTTCAGTGGTGTCAGCCTCGTGGATCTGGTTGTCAAACCACATGTGGGCGACCGTCATGCGGTTCTGGGTGAGGGTGCCCGTCTTGTCCGAGCAGATGGTGGACGTGGAGCCCAGCGTCTCCACCGCCTCCAGGTTCTTCACCAGGCAGTTCTTCCGCGCCATGCGCTTGGCTGTCAGGGTCAGGCACACCtggtagaaagaaagagaagaataaaaaagggTTGATCCTGGAGCCAGAGATGACCGTGACCTTACCCTAGACTGAGACTCTATTCCTCCTCCTTCGATGCCACTCCACTAACATGAGTGGGTGGGACCTAGCTGTAAATAGTGAACACGTTTGATCTGAGATGTGTTGAATTGAGACCATGGgcatatatgaaggtgaaatgcCCAGGGAGTTGACGGACATTTGACTGGAGCTCCAGAGAGTGCCAGAGAGAGCTGGGCACAAGGATGGGAGGTATCTGCACAGAAGGGACACTGGAAATTGTAGGAGAAGATAGGCTCTCTCTAGGGGCATAAGAAGACCAGAGAGCTGAGGCCTGAGGATCAGTGTcggaggagaaggaggggacagaggaggagaaaacGAAGATAGTCACACATCAGTAACTGACAAAAGGGAGAATTCTAGGAGGGTGGACAGCAGTATCCATTTCAGCTGCGGAGTTAGTGACCGGAGCTGAGAAAGGTCACCGGATTTGCGGGTCAGTCACTGGCAACCTTTGAGAGAGCCTTTACAGGAGAGTTGGCCAGGAGTCGTCCCAGGCTGCGGGGGAGCTGAGGACAGGCATGGTGAGGGAAGGTGATCATGACGAGCTCCAGAGGAGAAATCGAGAGCCCAGGTAGGGCCCTCCCTGAGACTTTTCAGACTCACTGAGTTATGTTTAAGTGATCTCTGAGTCCAGCATCTGATACGCGACTTTAGGAACTGGAAGGGAAAACTTACTGAGGAGCAATGAGCAACTGTACCTCTATCCTTTTGAGGAAAGGGTAGTGAGCCCCGCCCCCGGTGGCACGCCAGCCTGACCCACTCACAGTGACGGTGGCCAGAAGCCCCTCAGGCACGTTGGCCACGATGATGCCGATGAGGAAGATGACTGCCTCCAGCCAGCTGTAGCCCAGGATGAGGGAGAGCACGAAGAAGGAGACCCCCAGGAATACGGCCACCCCCGTGATCAGCTGGATAAAGTGTTCGATCTCCATAGCTATGGGCGTCCGCCCGACCTCCAGGCCTGAGGCAAGAGTGGCTATGCGTCCCATCACCGTCCGGTCACCTGTGGCAATCACGATGCCCCTGGCAGTGCCTGCAACATAGGAGGGGACACAGGTTGGGCGCCTTCTGGCTCCTAGGGACTGAAGTCCCATCCTACTTCCTGAGCAAGGAAAACCATTACAGAGTAAATGACCAAAGACTCAGATCCTGGAGGCCACTTTTAGTAGACTTCACTGGGGTTACCCTCCCTGGATAGATTGCCAATCCCAGAACCATTACAACAGTAAATGGTTTTCTCTCGTACTTGGGCCTGTGGAGAAGCCTTGCAAATAATCTCAAAGTTCGAATTGAGGAgattcaataaatgaaataaaaatttcctgtGGCATTTCAGTAAAATCAGTCTCAAACTTGATATCATCCAAAAGTATATTATGAACACAAAGTAAAGCATTCATTATGGATTTTCTGTGCAGTCTTAGGATTTTCTTTGTCAACACTAGGCATGAATCTCTATAGAGGAAGCTAGGCAATCCCTCACCCTTGTGTGACATTACAGGGGTCTCTGGGGAAGGAAGTATATAGTGGAAAGAGCATGCGTGTTGGAATCAGCcaaatctgggtttgaatcctttTTTGAATTCCTACCTAGgggttgttttaatatttaaatgagataGTGCTGTAATACACCTAGACCAGGGCTCAACAAATTTTAGTTCCATTCATTTGCTTTCCTGTCTTCAAAGCCAAGTGCAGGGTAAGCAATGGGAGCGTATCACCAATTGTGGAAAAtgtaaatttcagaatttcagtacattaaaaatttaggaaatttagTGTGTGGTGATTTTTATTGTACAGCTGGCCCTCTGTATCCACGGATTCTGCAGACTCAACCAATTTcggatggaaaatatttgaaaataaatgaataaataaataaaaatagcaatacaacaataaaaaatacaaatttaaaaaccaatataGAATAACAACCATGTACATAGTGTTTACATTGCATTAGatatcataagtaatctagagaggATTTAAAGTACAGAGGAGGATGTGggtaggttatatacaaatactattgctattttatataagggCCTGGAGCATCCCTGGGTTTTGGTATTTGTGGGGGTCCTGGAAGGTGCCTTTCCCATGGAGTCGGGCTGCCCCCAGCCAGTACTCTGCTCTCTGGAGGGGACTCCAGGGCCTCCTGACTCCTCAAGTCCCCCCTCTATGGCAGAGCCAAGTTAGTAGTGCCACAGCCCCAGTCAGGACTGGGGATTGAGGATTCAGACTGTCCTCATTAGTGCAGGCTAGCTTCTCACCTTCAACACAGTTGGTAGAGAAGAAACAGATATTGCGGGTCTCCAGGGGGTTCTCATGGGTGAACTCAGGGGAGCGGGTCTGGGGCTCCGACTCTCCTGTTAGGGATGAGTTATCCACCTGAGGAGGAAGGGTGTGCCGTCATCAGACTGGCAGAGGCACTTGTACGTACACAGCTGTCTCCTGAGCCGACTCCAGCCAAGCTCAATCTCTGTGACGTGAGGGAAATGTAACACTTGCCCTCATCACATATTTATGGCCTTACTCAGCTATTGCCACTGCTCTGGTTTGGAATCCTGACCCTTGCTGGATTcttatgtgaccttgggttaCTTACTTAACCATCAGAGCCTCCattgctcatctataaaacgggGAATGTAAACAATCTTTGCACAACCACAGAGCTACCACTAACATTGTAGTCCATAAAAATGGCACCTCCTGGGGTTGCTTAGGGCAAAACCTGTGCGGCCATGTACAGCCGCCCTGCAAGGTGACACCGTTTTATCAGAGTTTTATTAGATTGCACATGTGAACGTATATAAAGCATCTGACACATAATTGGTGCTCAATGCATGATTATTAAAAAGTGGATATCAAAGAAATAGCTGAGGCGTAGAGCACTCATAACACGCAGATGCAAAGAGAAGTGCTAAGCACATATGCTGAGAGAGGGTGCAGCTGGGATACAGGGGCAGGTGTTGACATTTGGACCTGGGTCTCCTGACATTTCAATCACTGACTGGGCCCTCTCAGCTCTACACAGCCTGCTTGCTCTGGCGTGTCCTCCTCACCTTACAGCCGTGAGAAGAGATGATCCGGAGGTCAGCAGGGACGCGGTCTCCACCCTTCACCTCCACCAGGTCCCCCACCACCACTTCCTCGGCATTGATCTGCATCTTCTCTCCCTCCCGGATCACGAGGGCTTGCTGTGGGGAGGCCGTGGGAATCTCATGAAATGCTCGTCTctgcccctgccttcctctcctggTCTCCCACCACTCCCCCAACCCTACCAAGGGGGAGGAGAAACGCCCATGCCCCAAGAAAAACTAGGTCCGAGTTTCTTTTTTGCCTACCTCTCTCTTAGAGCACAAGGAGTTGAGAGGGAATGAGCTGGACACTCCTAGAAACCTtaggccccagcccagagcccggCCCTGCCATCTACCTGCGGTACCATGTTCTTGAAGGAGTCCATGATCTTGGAGCTTTTGGCCTCCTGGTAGTAGGAGAAGCAGCCAGTGACAATGACCACAGCTGCCAGCACCACACCCAGATATAGCTGGTGAGGAGAAAGAGTTTCAGGGACCGCccccctcttcccctgccctgaAGGGGCAGTAACTCCACTTGGGATGAGCGCCCAACGCTATCCAAGACGGGAGCCCAGTCTTTGATTGGGACTGGGAATGAGACTGGTAGGGAAAGTCCTTCTCTCTAACCGCCCCTTCCTCTTCTACCCTCCAGCCTCCTAAGTCTAGAAGGGGCAGGGAAAGTCTCAGGGAGTTCCCAGGGCTTCTCTAGGGGGTGAAGACCTAGGGACGCAGAGAAGCTCACGTGACTGGGAAGGAACAGGGAGGGACTGTCTAGTTCATTAATGAGTACATGCCTGCATGTGTTGGGGGgagatatgtatgtatagagGCCTCACCCCTTTTCAGCCTGCAGTGCAGGGGGTGCTGTGGGACTGTGATGTGAGGGTCTTGTTCCCTAACCCCCCACCATGTTGGGGGTGCAGGGTTGGAGGACAGAGCCATGGCTGGTGCAGGGATCAGGGTGCTGGCTCACATTGTCATTGGATGGCTCGTCCTCCATGGCAGCCTGGATGCCATAGGCCAGGAAGCAGAGGATGGCCCCAATCCACAGCAGGATGGAGAAGCCCCCGAAAAGCTGACGACAGAACTTGACCCACTCCGGGGTTGTGGGGGGTGGAGTGAGGGCGTTGGGGCCATCTCGAGCCAGAATGTCCTGAGCCCGCTGGTTGGTGAGGCCCTGAGAGAGCAAGGAGAGGTGTATTAGGGGCACGCAGAGCCAACCCAGCCCCTACCACGCATGTCCCATCAGCTCCTGGGCAGGGAAGTAACGTCTAGGTGGAGACATTACTTCCAATCCCATCTGGTTGGAAGGGGCAGGGACCATCCATCAGGAGAGACCACACGAAGGAGGTGGCATTTGTGATGGGACTTGGAGGTCTTGAAGGCTGAGGGCAGTTTTGACTATGGCTCCACCTCTATTATTGGATTGAGACACATTGTGTTTGTGGCCACAACATCTCCCCAGGAGGCAGCCTGGATAACCTCCCTGAAAATACACCTGAACCAGATCCTCCCCTATTGCTCTTCCTTCAGATCCCCTCTCTCACCAGGAGTTGTAGGAGAGTCCTACATTATTGGCCATCAGTGTCACACAGCTTTGGCAGTTGTCTGTCACTTTGCACAGGAAGCTTTGCCGGCCCTGTTTAACTCTGCTCCAGGCTGGTTCAGAAGCCCCTTTCTGGATCCCACAGTATCCCCTGCCTGATTCCAGAGCTGCACTCACCACATTGCACTGGAGTTCTACACCGCTTCCTGTGTAtctccactcattcattcattcatttaataaatgtctattgagcacctgctacatGACAGGCACTCATGTCGGCTCTGGGGGTCCAGAGCGACgaagtccctgccctcctgagcTTACGATCTAGAGAGGTGACACACAATAAGTACATATTAATGCAGAGAGTGAAAAGTGTTATTAAGGAAGATAAAGTAAGGTGAAGGGATAGGGACATAGAATTTTAGGAAGAGCAGTCAGGCAAAGCCTGTAGAAGGAGCTATGCACCCACTAAATTtttgattaatgatttttttttttcccccaaaatgatgAGTTTGGCAGTCTGACTGTGCCACTTACTGTTTATATGACCTTGGGAAACTACTCTTCCTGTCTGTGTCTCCTTGCTTTAATAAATAGGTCTTCaaaacctacctcacagggttgctaTAAGGGTTAGAGAAATATGTAAAGTgtctaggctgggtgtggtggctcatgcctgtaatcctagcactttaggaggccaggagtttaagaccagcctgagcaagaaagagacgccatctctacaaaatgtaGAGAAATGAGCCAGGTGCAgaggcccatgcctgtagtcccaactacttgggaggctgaggcaggaggatcgcttgagcccaggagtttgtgtttgctgtgagctatgatggtaccactgcactctagcctgggtgacagagtgagaccctgtttcaaaaaaaaaaaaaaaaaatcttccatcacAGTGCCACACATCACATGTAGCAGGGGCCCAGCAAATTCCCATAATTAGAGGAAAGGGTTACCTCCTTAGCTCACGTGTGTCAGCTCTATGGGAGGTTGGGTGTGACTAAAGTTGCTTGGGGTAGAGATAGGGTCCCTGCCTGGAGGCCCTCTGGAGCCTGGGTTCTAGGGAGTTCTGGCTCGCAGGGTATACGGGGACAGAGCTTCGGGCTAGGAAGCAGGGGATCCACCCTCTAGTTCAGGCTGTGCCACCAACTGGCCGtgtaaccttaggcaagtcacttgtctctgggcctcagtttcctcatctatgaagaGGGCTGGATTAAGTATTAAGGTTCCTCCTGCCCCGACGCTGCATGGCTCTCTCACCTCTTTGGTTCCCTCGTTAGAAGCCCCTTTACTCACCTTGGACAGGTCCACTTGGTATTTGCGGCCCAGCTCATCCAAGGACAGCTTGTGGTCATCCTGGGGAGGGAAAGGCGAGTTActctggggaggagggtgagtgtgtgtatgttgaGTGTGAGATGGACACGAGGCACTGGGGATTGCAGGGGTAAGGTGAGCAGCACAGGGCACAA is a genomic window of Eulemur rufifrons isolate Redbay chromosome 8, OSU_ERuf_1, whole genome shotgun sequence containing:
- the LOC138389846 gene encoding sodium/potassium-transporting ATPase subunit alpha-2 isoform X2 yields the protein MGSDAGREYSPAATTAENGGGKKKQKEKELDELKKEVAMDDHKLSLDELGRKYQVDLSKGLTNQRAQDILARDGPNALTPPPTTPEWVKFCRQLFGGFSILLWIGAILCFLAYGIQAAMEDEPSNDNLYLGVVLAAVVIVTGCFSYYQEAKSSKIMDSFKNMVPQQALVIREGEKMQINAEEVVVGDLVEVKGGDRVPADLRIISSHGCKVDNSSLTGESEPQTRSPEFTHENPLETRNICFFSTNCVEGTARGIVIATGDRTVMGRIATLASGLEVGRTPIAMEIEHFIQLITGVAVFLGVSFFVLSLILGYSWLEAVIFLIGIIVANVPEGLLATVTVCLTLTAKRMARKNCLVKNLEAVETLGSTSTICSDKTGTLTQNRMTVAHMWFDNQIHEADTTEDQSGATFDKRSPTWTALSRIAGLCNRAVFKAGQENISVSKRDTAGDASESALLKCIELSCGSVRKMRDRNPKVAEIPFNSTNKYQLSIHEREDSPQSHVLVMKGAPERILDRCSTILVQGKEIPLDKEMQDAFQNAYMELGGLGERVLGFCQLNLPSGKFPRGFKFDTDELNFPTEKLCFVGLMSMIDPPRAAVPDAVGKCRSAGIKVIMVTGDHPITAKAIAKGVGIISEGNETVEDIAARLNIPLSQVNPREAKACVVHGSDLKDMTSEQLDEILKNHTEIVFARTSPQQKLIIVEGCQRQGAIVAVTGDGVNDSPALKKADIGIAMGIAGSDVSKQAADMILLDDNFASIVTGVEEGRLIFDNLKKSIAYTLTSNIPEITPFLLFIIVNIPLPLGTVTILCIDLGTDMVPAISLAYEAAESDIMKRQPRNPQTDKLVNERLISMAYGQIGMIQALGGFFTYFVILAENGFLPSRLLGIRLDWDDRTMNDLEDSYGQEWTYEQRKVVEFTCHTAFFASIVVVQWADLIICKTRRNSVFQQGMKNKILIFGLLEETALAAFLSYCPGMGVALRMYPLKVTWWFCAFPYSLLIFIYDEVRKLILRRYPGGWVEKETYY
- the LOC138389846 gene encoding sodium/potassium-transporting ATPase subunit alpha-2 isoform X3, producing the protein MGRGAGREYSPAATTAENGGGKKKQKEKELDELKKELYLGVVLAAVVIVTGCFSYYQEAKSSKIMDSFKNMVPQQALVIREGEKMQINAEEVVVGDLVEVKGGDRVPADLRIISSHGCKVDNSSLTGESEPQTRSPEFTHENPLETRNICFFSTNCVEGTARGIVIATGDRTVMGRIATLASGLEVGRTPIAMEIEHFIQLITGVAVFLGVSFFVLSLILGYSWLEAVIFLIGIIVANVPEGLLATVTVCLTLTAKRMARKNCLVKNLEAVETLGSTSTICSDKTGTLTQNRMTVAHMWFDNQIHEADTTEDQSGATFDKRSPTWTALSRIAGLCNRAVFKAGQENISVSKRDTAGDASESALLKCIELSCGSVRKMRDRNPKVAEIPFNSTNKYQLSIHEREDSPQSHVLVMKGAPERILDRCSTILVQGKEIPLDKEMQDAFQNAYMELGGLGERVLGFCQLNLPSGKFPRGFKFDTDELNFPTEKLCFVGLMSMIDPPRAAVPDAVGKCRSAGIKVIMVTGDHPITAKAIAKGVGIISEGNETVEDIAARLNIPLSQVNPREAKACVVHGSDLKDMTSEQLDEILKNHTEIVFARTSPQQKLIIVEGCQRQGAIVAVTGDGVNDSPALKKADIGIAMGIAGSDVSKQAADMILLDDNFASIVTGVEEGRLIFDNLKKSIAYTLTSNIPEITPFLLFIIVNIPLPLGTVTILCIDLGTDMVPAISLAYEAAESDIMKRQPRNPQTDKLVNERLISMAYGQIGMIQALGGFFTYFVILAENGFLPSRLLGIRLDWDDRTMNDLEDSYGQEWTYEQRKVVEFTCHTAFFASIVVVQWADLIICKTRRNSVFQQGMKNKILIFGLLEETALAAFLSYCPGMGVALRMYPLKVTWWFCAFPYSLLIFIYDEVRKLILRRYPGGWVEKETYY
- the LOC138389846 gene encoding sodium/potassium-transporting ATPase subunit alpha-2 isoform X1; translation: MGRGAGREYSPAATTAENGGGKKKQKEKELDELKKEVAMDDHKLSLDELGRKYQVDLSKGLTNQRAQDILARDGPNALTPPPTTPEWVKFCRQLFGGFSILLWIGAILCFLAYGIQAAMEDEPSNDNLYLGVVLAAVVIVTGCFSYYQEAKSSKIMDSFKNMVPQQALVIREGEKMQINAEEVVVGDLVEVKGGDRVPADLRIISSHGCKVDNSSLTGESEPQTRSPEFTHENPLETRNICFFSTNCVEGTARGIVIATGDRTVMGRIATLASGLEVGRTPIAMEIEHFIQLITGVAVFLGVSFFVLSLILGYSWLEAVIFLIGIIVANVPEGLLATVTVCLTLTAKRMARKNCLVKNLEAVETLGSTSTICSDKTGTLTQNRMTVAHMWFDNQIHEADTTEDQSGATFDKRSPTWTALSRIAGLCNRAVFKAGQENISVSKRDTAGDASESALLKCIELSCGSVRKMRDRNPKVAEIPFNSTNKYQLSIHEREDSPQSHVLVMKGAPERILDRCSTILVQGKEIPLDKEMQDAFQNAYMELGGLGERVLGFCQLNLPSGKFPRGFKFDTDELNFPTEKLCFVGLMSMIDPPRAAVPDAVGKCRSAGIKVIMVTGDHPITAKAIAKGVGIISEGNETVEDIAARLNIPLSQVNPREAKACVVHGSDLKDMTSEQLDEILKNHTEIVFARTSPQQKLIIVEGCQRQGAIVAVTGDGVNDSPALKKADIGIAMGIAGSDVSKQAADMILLDDNFASIVTGVEEGRLIFDNLKKSIAYTLTSNIPEITPFLLFIIVNIPLPLGTVTILCIDLGTDMVPAISLAYEAAESDIMKRQPRNPQTDKLVNERLISMAYGQIGMIQALGGFFTYFVILAENGFLPSRLLGIRLDWDDRTMNDLEDSYGQEWTYEQRKVVEFTCHTAFFASIVVVQWADLIICKTRRNSVFQQGMKNKILIFGLLEETALAAFLSYCPGMGVALRMYPLKVTWWFCAFPYSLLIFIYDEVRKLILRRYPGGWVEKETYY